The nucleotide window CTCTGAAATGTGATATGCTGGTAACGAACTTTGCCAATCTCTTCAATGCCAATAAGGAAAATTTATCCGTTCTTAAACGTTTCCAATCTATTATGGAAGCCCGCAGCTGTACCGACAACACCACCTATATCCAGATCAGCGAACAGATTTTCAGGATGGAACCGGTAGCAAAATCTGCATACAGTTTAGGGATCTATTACCTTGGAAAAAATGATTATACCAAGGCTATCAATTATTTTGACAAAGCCTATTCCCTTGAAAATGAAAATACAATCAAGGCAAAATATGCGCTGGCAGTAGCAGAAGCCTACAAAAGGAGCAACAATTTCCCGCAGGCCAGAAGCTGGGCACAGAAAGCCTCCTCAGCTCTTCCCGAAAGCCCTGATCCCTATTTGTTTATTGGCCATTTATATGCCTCGAGTTATAAAAACTGTGGAAACACCTCTTTTGAACAAAAAGCCGCACTTTGGGCAGCTGTTGATCAGTTTGTTATTGCTCGCTCGAAAGGAAGCACCGAGGCATCAGAATATATCAGCCGCTATTCGGCCATGTTTCCGACCAAAGAAGACGCATTCTATCAGGACCCACCCGTCAGGGAAGGTGATTCTTACTATGTTGGCTGCTGGATTGGCGTTTCCACTATTGCACGCTTTATTCAGTAAATAACTGATAATGTACAGGATATTTTCGCTTCTTTTTCTGGTTTTCCTGTTGTTTTCCTGCAAAAAAAGCGACTTAAGCGAAGTGAATGAACTTACAGCAGAAAAAAACGCCCCTGATGAAACCGGATTTGACATTGAATTCATTTTCAGTGATTCGGCAAGGGTGAAAGCGAAGATGAATGCTCCTAAAATGAATGTTTTCACAAAAGAAGACCCTCGTCTTTTGCTGCCAAATGGCATTGAAGTGGTTTTTTATGACAACAATCTCCATCCCAATGCTTATTTATTTGCAAAAAAAGGCACCAGAAAACTCAGGGAAAAAGTGGTTATTTTACAAGACAGTGTGGTGGTTGTCAATCTGAAAGGCGATACTCTGCGAACATCCGAACTGATTTGGGAGGAGCAGACTGACAAAGTGTACTCAAAAAAATTTGTTACCGTCAAAACAAAAGATGAAATCATCAAAAGCGAAGGATTTGAATCCGATCCGTCATTCAGTTTTTATAAGTTCTACAATATTCGCGGGACTATAAGCCTTCGGGATTAAACTTTTGCATTTATTCTGAACAAAATTTCCTCTCGTTTGTTTCATTTGCAAAATCAGAAATGAAACAAAAAGTCAGCATTATCGGAGCAGGATTCTCAGGACTTTCAAGTGCAAGTGTGCTTGCGCAGGAAGGGTTTGAGGTTCATGTATTTGAAAAACACAATATTCCCGGAGGCAGAGCCAGAAAGTTTTCAGAAAACGGATTTACCTTTGATATGGGGCCAAGCTGGTACTGGATGCCCGATGTTTTTGAAAGATTTTTCAATCGTTTTGGAAAAAAGACAGAAGATTTTTATACCCTTGAGCGTCTCGATCCGGCCTACCGGGTTTTTTACGGAAAAGATGATTATCTGGATGTTCCCTCCGGCAGGGAAAACATCATACAGCTTTTTGAAAG belongs to Sphingobacteriales bacterium and includes:
- the lptC gene encoding LPS export ABC transporter periplasmic protein LptC, which translates into the protein MYRIFSLLFLVFLLFSCKKSDLSEVNELTAEKNAPDETGFDIEFIFSDSARVKAKMNAPKMNVFTKEDPRLLLPNGIEVVFYDNNLHPNAYLFAKKGTRKLREKVVILQDSVVVVNLKGDTLRTSELIWEEQTDKVYSKKFVTVKTKDEIIKSEGFESDPSFSFYKFYNIRGTISLRD